One Drosophila subobscura isolate 14011-0131.10 chromosome U, UCBerk_Dsub_1.0, whole genome shotgun sequence DNA window includes the following coding sequences:
- the LOC117899966 gene encoding 5'-3' exoribonuclease 2 homolog, producing MGVPAFFRWLSRKYASVIIDCNENKQVDPDTGKNIYEDATLPNPNGVEFDNLYLDMNGIIHPCTHPEDKPAPKNEDEMMVAIFDCIDRLFGIVRPRKVLYMAIDGVAPRAKMNQQRSRRFRAAKETTEKRLEIARIREELLTRGCKLPPEKEKGEHFDSNCITPGTPFMDRLSKCLHYYVHDRQNNNPAWKGIKVILSDANVPGEGEHKIMDYIRKQRAQPDHDPNTQHVLCGADADLIMLGLATHEPNFTIIREEFLPNKPRPCDICNQFGHEMDKCVGLSAVGSSGANFKPDVAIGAEVKFIFVRLSVLREYLKQTLEMPNLPFEYDFERTLDDWVFMCFFVGNDFLPHLPSLEIREGAVDRLVELYKKCVYKTKGYLTDSGDVNLDRVQLIMTDLGNAEDQIFKSRQRREQQFKARDKQRQRQDHSALDQSVFGAQAVGGGRNGQPSSIANYKQEAAALRTGQKRPNEEEEEDNDEVRLWEDGFKSRYYESKFDVAPENHSFRYAVALQYVRGLCWVLKYYYQGCASWNWYFPYHYAPFASDFVNIQGLSTAFERGTKPFNPLEQLMGVFPAASSSHVPEPWAELMSSPDSPIIDFYPEDFKIDLNGKKFAWQGVALLPFVDEKRLFKALVPYYTQLTGAEIKRNKQGHNFLYISNSSPHYKKVKKITESTEDAEDQCNAISFNGMRGTILRSDIDTAIDGCLPSPIAGLPDITGNTIVTTFFIDPEYDDDYIFEAKRLPNAVDPPQVLPSPEGQKNGPVIGFNSHHSRAYVAPGGHRMLNAGIRNGQGDRGQQGYNQGGGGGGGYNQGQGQGYQNNSRNYNYNYNNNYNQQHQGGGGGGGYQSQSQGSYQNRQQYGGGQQQYQNQRYNQDGGQQQQQGQRSYNNYNGQQRNYQQQGGGGGGGGNRQQNQNQNYRRF from the coding sequence ATGGGAGTACCAGCATTCTTTCGGTGGCTAAGCCGAAAATACGCAAGTGTGATAATAGATTGCAATGAGAACAAGCAGGTCGATCCGGATACCGGTAAAAATATCTACGAGGACGCCACCCTACCCAATCCGAATGGAGTGGAGTTTGACAACCTATACCTGGATATGAACGGTATTATACACCCTTGTACGCATCCGGAGGACAAGCCGGCGCCCAAGAACGAGGACGAGATGATGGTGGCCATATTCGATTGCATCGATCGATTGTTTGGCATTGTCCGACCGCGAAAGGTGCTCTACATGGCCATTGACGGTGTGGCGCCCAGGGCCAAGATGAACCAGCAGCGGTCGCGTCGCTTCCGTGCGGCCAAGGAGACCACCGAGAAGCGACTGGAGATTGCACGCATTCGCGAGGAGCTGCTGACCCGCGGCTGCAAGCTGCCGCCCGAAAAGGAGAAGGGTGAGCACTTCGATTCCAATTGCATTACGCCCGGCACTCCGTTCATGGACAGGCTGAGCAAGTGCCTGCACTACTACGTCCACGATCGGCAGAACAATAACCCAGCATGGAAGGGCATCAAAGTTATCCTCTCGGATGCCAATGTGCCCGGCGAGGGTGAGCACAAGATAATGGACTACATACGGAAGCAGCGCGCGCAGCCGGATCACGATCCAAACACCCAGCACGTACTGTGCGGCGCCGATGCGGATCTGATCATGTTGGGCCTGGCCACCCACGAGCCGAACTTCACCATCATCCGGGAGGAGTTTCTGCCCAACAAGCCCAGGCCGTGCGACATTTGCAACCAATTCGGCCACGAAATGGACAAGTGTGTGGGCCTCAGTGCCGTCGGTTCATCGGGAGCCAACTTCAAGCCAGATGTGGCCATTGGAGCCGAGGTGAAGTTCATATTTGTACGCCTGAGCGTGCTCAGGGAGTACCTGAAGCAGACGCTCGAGATGCCCAATCTACCGTTCGAATATGACTTTGAGCGCACCCTCGACGACTGGGTGTTCATGTGCTTCTTTGTGGGCAACGATTTCCTGCCCCATCTTCCCAGTCTGGAGATACGCGAGGGCGCAGTTGATCGCCTGGTGGAGCTGTACAAGAAATGCGTCTACAAGACAAAGGGCTACCTGACCGACTCTGGGGACGTGAATCTCGATCGTGTGCAGCTGATAATGACGGATCTGGGCAATGCCGAGGATCAGATATTCAAGAGTCGCCAGCGACGCGAGCAGCAGTTCAAGGCCAGGGAtaaacagaggcagaggcaggatcACAGCGCTCTGGATCAATCGGTGTTTGGTGCCCAGGCCGTTGGCGGTGGCCGCAATGGCCAGCCCTCGAGTATTGCCAATTACAAGCAGGAAGCTGCTGCGCTGAGAACAGGACAAAAGCGACCCaacgaggaggaagaggaggacaACGACGAGGTGCGCTTGTGGGAGGATGGCTTCAAGAGTCGCTACTACGAGTCCAAGTTCGATGTGGCACCCGAGAATCATTCGTTCCGCTATGCCGTGGCCCTGCAATACGTGCGGGGCTTGTGCTGGGTCTTAAAGTACTACTATCAGGGCTGTGCCTCCTGGAACTGGTACTTCCCCTATCACTATGCCCCCTTTGCATCGGATTTTGTCAACATCCAGGGCCTGTCGACGGCCTTTGAGCGGGGCACGAAACCCTTCAATCCGCTAGAGCAGCTGATGGGAGTCTTCCCGGCGGCCAGTAGCTCGCATGTGCCCGAACCCTGGGCAGAGCTAATGTCCAGTCCGGACTCACCCATCATCGACTTTTACCCGGAGGACTTTAAGATCGATTTGAATGGCAAGAAGTTTGCCTGGCAGGGTGTCGCCCTGCTGCCCTTTGTCGACGAGAAGCGTCTCTTCAAGGCCCTCGTGCCGTACTACACACAGTTGACAGGCGCGGAGATAAAGCGCAACAAGCAGGGCCACAACTTCCTGTACATCAGCAACTCCAGTCCGCACTACAAGAAGGTGAAGAAGATAACCGAGAGCACCGAGGACGCCGAGGATCAATGCAATGCCATCTCTTTCAATGGCATGCGCGGCACCATACTCCGTTCGGACATAGACACTGCCATCGATGGCTGCCTGCCGTCGCCGATTGCCGGACTTCCAGACATTACTGGAAACACCATTGTGACGACATTCTTCATAGATCCCGAGTACGATGATGACTACATATTCGAGGCAAAGCGTCTGCCCAATGCTGTTGATCCGCCGCAGGTTTTGCCCTCCCCCGAAGGACAGAAGAACGGACCCGTCATTGGTTTCAACAGCCATCATTCGAGGGCCTACGTAGCGCCTGGTGGACATCGTATGCTGAATGCTGGCATACGTAATGGTCAGGGAGACCGCGGACAGCAGGGCTACAACcagggtggtggtggaggtggcggCTATAATCAGGGGCAAGGACAAGGCTATCAGAATAATAGTCGCAACTACAattacaactacaacaataactacaaccagcagcaccagggtggcggcggaggtggtggatatcagagccagagtcagggCAGCTATCAGAATCGCCAGCAGTACGgtggcggccagcagcagtaccagAACCAAAGGTACAACCAGGATggtggacagcagcagcagcagggccaaaGGAGttacaacaactacaacggTCAGCAGAGGAATTACCAGCAGcaaggaggcggcggcggtggcggtggcaataGGCAAcagaatcaaaatcaaaactatAGAAGATTTTAA
- the LOC117899967 gene encoding wee1-like protein kinase isoform X1, whose product MAFRQSQHEMSVTSLEHLDSSVELRSRSPSPQVFNPRKLRFADDDFDKDQPESLSPQHKKKATADVSMSPPCQKVRALRLFSTPATPKTILQKSQCSNHLSAAAEVVNANRREDLFRLSERPRCLPLHNRSMQPQDTANVNPFTPDSLLAHNKKRCRTQVGRENLNLNVNSIQKYLLSDTCDDDGPEEVGDPMREIHQAPKRLALHDTNISRFKREFMQMRVIGVGEFGVVFQCVNRLDGCIYAIKKSKKPVAGSSFEKRALNEVWAHAVLGKHENVVRYYSAWAEDDHMLIQNEFCDGGSLHARIQDHCLGEAELKIVLMHVIEGLRYIHSNDLVHMDLKPENIFSTMNPTAHKLVEVQAKDDDGDGMDSVYEELRHTENLVTYKIGDLGHVTSVKEPHVEEGDCRYLPKELLNDDYSNLFRADIFSLGITLFEVAGGGPLPKNGPDWHKLRDGQVPYLSTLSKDFNELIALMMHPDPAQRPTSQSIFSHPILSAVDSKTKMQLGLELTMERRKNEILMSKLRDAKKTIKQLEAKVNLLAVTNNPESVEGQRCLRSFTRRMRTPFSTHGRYSLGDRNKNLNEHFLNRRKS is encoded by the exons ATGGCATTTCGCCAGTCGCAGCACGAAATGAGCGTCACCTCGCTCGAGCATCTCGACTCGAGTGTCGAATTGCGATCGCGTTCGCCGTCGCCGCAAGTGTTTAATCCACGCAAGCTGCGCTTCGCCGACGACGACTTTGACAAGGACCAGCCGGAGAGCCTGAGTCCGCAGCACAAGAAGAAGGCAACTGCAGACGTATCCATGTCACCGCCCTGCCAAAAGGTTCGTGCCCTACGCCTGTTCAGCACTCCTGCCACACCGAAGACGATTTTGCAGAAATCGCAGTGCAGCAATCATCTGTCCGCTGCGGCAGAGGTGGTCAATGCCAACCGCCGGGAGGATCTCTTCCGCCTATCAGAGCGCCCGCGCTGCTTGCCGCTGCACAATCGCAGCATGCAGCCCCAGGACACGGCCAATGTGAATCCCTTCACACCAGACA GTCTGCTGGCCCACAACAAGAAACGTTGTCGCACCCAAGTGGGACGCGAGAATCTCAACCTGAATGTGAATTCTATTCAAAAGTATTTGCTCAGCGACACctgtgatgatgatgggccaGAGGAGGTCGGCGATCCAATGCGCGAGATACACCAGGCACCCAAGCGCCTGGCCCTGCACGACACAAACATCAGCCGCTTCAAGCGGGAGTTCATGCAGATGCGCGTGATTGGTGTTGGGGAATTCGGTGTTGTCTTCCAGTGCGTAAACCGGCTCGATGGCTGCATCTATGCCATTAAAAAGAGTAAGAAGCCAGTGGCTGGCAGCTCCTTTGA AAAACGTGCCCTGAATGAGGTCTGGGCCCATGCAGTGCTGGGCAAGCACGAGAATGTGGTGCGTTATTATTCGGCCTGGGCGGAGGATGATCATATGTTGATACAGAATGAGTTCTGCGATGGCGGCAGCCTGCATGCCCGCATCCAGGATCATTGCTTGGGCGAGGCCGAACTGAAGATTGTCCTGATGCATGTGATCGAGGGCCTGCGCTATATACACTCAAATGATTTGGTCCACATGGACCTGAAGCCCGAGAATATATTCTCGACAATGAATCCCACTGCCCACAAGCTGGTGGAGGTGCAGGCCAAAGATGATGACGGCGATGGCATGGACAGTGTCTATGAGGAGTTGCGCCATACGGAAAATCTGGTGACATACAAAATCGGTGATCTGGGCCATGTGACTTCCGTGAAGGAGCCGCATGTGGAGGAGGGCGACTGCCGCTACTTGCCCAAGGAGCTGCTCAACGATGACTACTCGAATCTGTTCAGGGCGGACATATTCTCGCTGGGCATCACCCTGTTCGAGGTGGCTGGTGGTGGTCCACTGCCCAAGAATGGCCCCGACTGGCACAAGCTACGAGACGGACAGGTGCCCTACCTGTCCACACTCAGCAAGGATTTCAATGAGCTGATAGCCCTAATGATGCATCCCGATCCGGCACAGAGGCCCACATCACAGTCCATTTTCAGTCATCC TATACTGAGCGCTGTTGACTCGAAGACCAAGATGCAGCTCGGCCTGGAGCTGACCATGGAGAGGCGCAAGAACGAGATACTCATGAGCAAGCTGCGGGACGCAAAGAAGACGATAAAACAGCTCGAGGCGAAAG TTAACCTCTTGGCAGTGACAAACAATCCGGAGAGTGTGGAGGGTCAGCGATGCCTGCGCTCGTTCACGCGACGTATGCGCACACCCTTCAGCACCCATGGTCGATATAGCCTGGGCGATCgtaacaaaaat CTCAATGAACATTTTCTTAATCGAAGAAAATCTtga
- the LOC117899967 gene encoding wee1-like protein kinase isoform X3 produces MAFRQSQHEMSVTSLEHLDSSVELRSRSPSPQVFNPRKLRFADDDFDKDQPESLSPQHKKKATADVSMSPPCQKVRALRLFSTPATPKTILQKSQCSNHLSAAAEVVNANRREDLFRLSERPRCLPLHNRSMQPQDTANVNPFTPDSLLAHNKKRCRTQVGRENLNLNVNSIQKYLLSDTCDDDGPEEVGDPMREIHQAPKRLALHDTNISRFKREFMQMRVIGVGEFGVVFQCVNRLDGCIYAIKKSKKPVAGSSFEKRALNEVWAHAVLGKHENVVRYYSAWAEDDHMLIQNEFCDGGSLHARIQDHCLGEAELKIVLMHVIEGLRYIHSNDLVHMDLKPENIFSTMNPTAHKLVEVQAKDDDGDGMDSVYEELRHTENLVTYKIGDLGHVTSVKEPHVEEGDCRYLPKELLNDDYSNLFRADIFSLGITLFEVAGGGPLPKNGPDWHKLRDGQVPYLSTLSKDFNELIALMMHPDPAQRPTSQSIFSHPILSAVDSKTKMQLGLELTMERRKNEILMSKLRDAKKTIKQLEAKAQ; encoded by the exons ATGGCATTTCGCCAGTCGCAGCACGAAATGAGCGTCACCTCGCTCGAGCATCTCGACTCGAGTGTCGAATTGCGATCGCGTTCGCCGTCGCCGCAAGTGTTTAATCCACGCAAGCTGCGCTTCGCCGACGACGACTTTGACAAGGACCAGCCGGAGAGCCTGAGTCCGCAGCACAAGAAGAAGGCAACTGCAGACGTATCCATGTCACCGCCCTGCCAAAAGGTTCGTGCCCTACGCCTGTTCAGCACTCCTGCCACACCGAAGACGATTTTGCAGAAATCGCAGTGCAGCAATCATCTGTCCGCTGCGGCAGAGGTGGTCAATGCCAACCGCCGGGAGGATCTCTTCCGCCTATCAGAGCGCCCGCGCTGCTTGCCGCTGCACAATCGCAGCATGCAGCCCCAGGACACGGCCAATGTGAATCCCTTCACACCAGACA GTCTGCTGGCCCACAACAAGAAACGTTGTCGCACCCAAGTGGGACGCGAGAATCTCAACCTGAATGTGAATTCTATTCAAAAGTATTTGCTCAGCGACACctgtgatgatgatgggccaGAGGAGGTCGGCGATCCAATGCGCGAGATACACCAGGCACCCAAGCGCCTGGCCCTGCACGACACAAACATCAGCCGCTTCAAGCGGGAGTTCATGCAGATGCGCGTGATTGGTGTTGGGGAATTCGGTGTTGTCTTCCAGTGCGTAAACCGGCTCGATGGCTGCATCTATGCCATTAAAAAGAGTAAGAAGCCAGTGGCTGGCAGCTCCTTTGA AAAACGTGCCCTGAATGAGGTCTGGGCCCATGCAGTGCTGGGCAAGCACGAGAATGTGGTGCGTTATTATTCGGCCTGGGCGGAGGATGATCATATGTTGATACAGAATGAGTTCTGCGATGGCGGCAGCCTGCATGCCCGCATCCAGGATCATTGCTTGGGCGAGGCCGAACTGAAGATTGTCCTGATGCATGTGATCGAGGGCCTGCGCTATATACACTCAAATGATTTGGTCCACATGGACCTGAAGCCCGAGAATATATTCTCGACAATGAATCCCACTGCCCACAAGCTGGTGGAGGTGCAGGCCAAAGATGATGACGGCGATGGCATGGACAGTGTCTATGAGGAGTTGCGCCATACGGAAAATCTGGTGACATACAAAATCGGTGATCTGGGCCATGTGACTTCCGTGAAGGAGCCGCATGTGGAGGAGGGCGACTGCCGCTACTTGCCCAAGGAGCTGCTCAACGATGACTACTCGAATCTGTTCAGGGCGGACATATTCTCGCTGGGCATCACCCTGTTCGAGGTGGCTGGTGGTGGTCCACTGCCCAAGAATGGCCCCGACTGGCACAAGCTACGAGACGGACAGGTGCCCTACCTGTCCACACTCAGCAAGGATTTCAATGAGCTGATAGCCCTAATGATGCATCCCGATCCGGCACAGAGGCCCACATCACAGTCCATTTTCAGTCATCC TATACTGAGCGCTGTTGACTCGAAGACCAAGATGCAGCTCGGCCTGGAGCTGACCATGGAGAGGCGCAAGAACGAGATACTCATGAGCAAGCTGCGGGACGCAAAGAAGACGATAAAACAGCTCGAGGCGAAAG CTCAATGA
- the LOC117899967 gene encoding wee1-like protein kinase isoform X2, producing MAFRQSQHEMSVTSLEHLDSSVELRSRSPSPQVFNPRKLRFADDDFDKDQPESLSPQHKKKATADVSMSPPCQKVRALRLFSTPATPKTILQKSQCSNHLSAAAEVVNANRREDLFRLSERPRCLPLHNRSMQPQDTANVNPFTPDSLLAHNKKRCRTQVGRENLNLNVNSIQKYLLSDTCDDDGPEEVGDPMREIHQAPKRLALHDTNISRFKREFMQMRVIGVGEFGVVFQCVNRLDGCIYAIKKSKKPVAGSSFEKRALNEVWAHAVLGKHENVVRYYSAWAEDDHMLIQNEFCDGGSLHARIQDHCLGEAELKIVLMHVIEGLRYIHSNDLVHMDLKPENIFSTMNPTAHKLVEVQAKDDDGDGMDSVYEELRHTENLVTYKIGDLGHVTSVKEPHVEEGDCRYLPKELLNDDYSNLFRADIFSLGITLFEVAGGGPLPKNGPDWHKLRDGQVPYLSTLSKDFNELIALMMHPDPAQRPTSQSIFSHPILSAVDSKTKMQLGLELTMERRKNEILMSKLRDAKKTIKQLEAKVNLLAVTNNPESVEGQRCLRSFTRRMRTPFSTHGRYSLGDRNKNVITNV from the exons ATGGCATTTCGCCAGTCGCAGCACGAAATGAGCGTCACCTCGCTCGAGCATCTCGACTCGAGTGTCGAATTGCGATCGCGTTCGCCGTCGCCGCAAGTGTTTAATCCACGCAAGCTGCGCTTCGCCGACGACGACTTTGACAAGGACCAGCCGGAGAGCCTGAGTCCGCAGCACAAGAAGAAGGCAACTGCAGACGTATCCATGTCACCGCCCTGCCAAAAGGTTCGTGCCCTACGCCTGTTCAGCACTCCTGCCACACCGAAGACGATTTTGCAGAAATCGCAGTGCAGCAATCATCTGTCCGCTGCGGCAGAGGTGGTCAATGCCAACCGCCGGGAGGATCTCTTCCGCCTATCAGAGCGCCCGCGCTGCTTGCCGCTGCACAATCGCAGCATGCAGCCCCAGGACACGGCCAATGTGAATCCCTTCACACCAGACA GTCTGCTGGCCCACAACAAGAAACGTTGTCGCACCCAAGTGGGACGCGAGAATCTCAACCTGAATGTGAATTCTATTCAAAAGTATTTGCTCAGCGACACctgtgatgatgatgggccaGAGGAGGTCGGCGATCCAATGCGCGAGATACACCAGGCACCCAAGCGCCTGGCCCTGCACGACACAAACATCAGCCGCTTCAAGCGGGAGTTCATGCAGATGCGCGTGATTGGTGTTGGGGAATTCGGTGTTGTCTTCCAGTGCGTAAACCGGCTCGATGGCTGCATCTATGCCATTAAAAAGAGTAAGAAGCCAGTGGCTGGCAGCTCCTTTGA AAAACGTGCCCTGAATGAGGTCTGGGCCCATGCAGTGCTGGGCAAGCACGAGAATGTGGTGCGTTATTATTCGGCCTGGGCGGAGGATGATCATATGTTGATACAGAATGAGTTCTGCGATGGCGGCAGCCTGCATGCCCGCATCCAGGATCATTGCTTGGGCGAGGCCGAACTGAAGATTGTCCTGATGCATGTGATCGAGGGCCTGCGCTATATACACTCAAATGATTTGGTCCACATGGACCTGAAGCCCGAGAATATATTCTCGACAATGAATCCCACTGCCCACAAGCTGGTGGAGGTGCAGGCCAAAGATGATGACGGCGATGGCATGGACAGTGTCTATGAGGAGTTGCGCCATACGGAAAATCTGGTGACATACAAAATCGGTGATCTGGGCCATGTGACTTCCGTGAAGGAGCCGCATGTGGAGGAGGGCGACTGCCGCTACTTGCCCAAGGAGCTGCTCAACGATGACTACTCGAATCTGTTCAGGGCGGACATATTCTCGCTGGGCATCACCCTGTTCGAGGTGGCTGGTGGTGGTCCACTGCCCAAGAATGGCCCCGACTGGCACAAGCTACGAGACGGACAGGTGCCCTACCTGTCCACACTCAGCAAGGATTTCAATGAGCTGATAGCCCTAATGATGCATCCCGATCCGGCACAGAGGCCCACATCACAGTCCATTTTCAGTCATCC TATACTGAGCGCTGTTGACTCGAAGACCAAGATGCAGCTCGGCCTGGAGCTGACCATGGAGAGGCGCAAGAACGAGATACTCATGAGCAAGCTGCGGGACGCAAAGAAGACGATAAAACAGCTCGAGGCGAAAG TTAACCTCTTGGCAGTGACAAACAATCCGGAGAGTGTGGAGGGTCAGCGATGCCTGCGCTCGTTCACGCGACGTATGCGCACACCCTTCAGCACCCATGGTCGATATAGCCTGGGCGATCgtaacaaaaatgtaatcacCAATGTTTGA
- the LOC117899971 gene encoding probable splicing factor, arginine/serine-rich 6 isoform X1: MSRHPSDRKVYVGDLGNNARKNDLEYVFGAYGSLRSVWIARNPPGFAFVEFESARDAADAVRGLDGRTVCGRRARVELSTGKYARSGGGAGGGGGGGGGGGGAGGRDRGGGGGRGDDKCYECGGRGHFARHCRERKARQRRRSNSFSRSRSTSRRRRTRSKSGGTRSRSRSAGSVGGAARRSGRSNGRDENGSVSRYSDHERNGSGAVDTSPPPPKRRYDDDDDERDRGSRSASPPVRRGGSPPPRRRGDSSASRSVSRD, encoded by the exons ATGTCGCGGCATCCGAGTGACCGCAAGGTTTACGTTGGAGATTTGGGCAACAACGCCCGTAAGAACGATTTGGAGTATGTGTTTGGAGCTTACGGCAGTCTGCGCAGCGTCTGGATTGCACGCAACCCTCCAGGATTCGCCTTTGTGGAGTTCGAGAGCGCTAGAGATGCAGCGGATGCGGTGCGCGGTCTAGATGGTCGCACTGTGTGTGGACGCCGAGCCCGTGTGGAGCTGTCGACTGGTAAATACGCAAGATCTGGAGGCGGTgcaggaggtggtggtggcggaggaggaggtggcggAGGTGCTGGAGGACGCGACcgcggaggcggcggtggccgTGGGGACGATAAGTGCTATGAATGTGGCGGCCGTGGCCACTTTGCCCGCCATTGCCGTGAGCGGAAAGCAAGACAACGACGCAG AAGCAACTCGTTCAGCAGATCTCGTAGCACATCCCGTCGCCGTCGCACTCGCTCCAAGTCTGGTGGCACTCGTTCGCGCAGTCGCTCCGCTGGCTCGGTGGGCGGTGCTGCTCGACGCTCTGGCCGCTCAAATGGACGCGATGAGAATGGTTCGGTGTCACGCTACAGCGACCACGAGCGCAACGGCAGTGGGGCAGTGGACAcatcgccgccgccaccgaaGCGCCGctacgacgatgacgatgatgagcgGGATAGAGGTTCACGTTCGGCATCGCCGCCAGTGCGTCGCGGAggatcaccaccaccacgtcGTCGCGGCGATTCGTCGGCCTCACGTTCCGTGTCCAGGGACTAG
- the LOC117899971 gene encoding probable splicing factor, arginine/serine-rich 6 isoform X2, whose protein sequence is MSRHPSDRKVYVGDLGNNARKNDLEYVFGAYGSLRSVWIARNPPGFAFVEFESARDAADAVRGLDGRTVCGRRARVELSTGKYARSGGGAGGGGGGGGGGGGAGGRDRGGGGGRGDDKCYECGGRGHFARHCRERKARQRRSNSFSRSRSTSRRRRTRSKSGGTRSRSRSAGSVGGAARRSGRSNGRDENGSVSRYSDHERNGSGAVDTSPPPPKRRYDDDDDERDRGSRSASPPVRRGGSPPPRRRGDSSASRSVSRD, encoded by the exons ATGTCGCGGCATCCGAGTGACCGCAAGGTTTACGTTGGAGATTTGGGCAACAACGCCCGTAAGAACGATTTGGAGTATGTGTTTGGAGCTTACGGCAGTCTGCGCAGCGTCTGGATTGCACGCAACCCTCCAGGATTCGCCTTTGTGGAGTTCGAGAGCGCTAGAGATGCAGCGGATGCGGTGCGCGGTCTAGATGGTCGCACTGTGTGTGGACGCCGAGCCCGTGTGGAGCTGTCGACTGGTAAATACGCAAGATCTGGAGGCGGTgcaggaggtggtggtggcggaggaggaggtggcggAGGTGCTGGAGGACGCGACcgcggaggcggcggtggccgTGGGGACGATAAGTGCTATGAATGTGGCGGCCGTGGCCACTTTGCCCGCCATTGCCGTGAGCGGAAAGCAAGACAACGACGCAG CAACTCGTTCAGCAGATCTCGTAGCACATCCCGTCGCCGTCGCACTCGCTCCAAGTCTGGTGGCACTCGTTCGCGCAGTCGCTCCGCTGGCTCGGTGGGCGGTGCTGCTCGACGCTCTGGCCGCTCAAATGGACGCGATGAGAATGGTTCGGTGTCACGCTACAGCGACCACGAGCGCAACGGCAGTGGGGCAGTGGACAcatcgccgccgccaccgaaGCGCCGctacgacgatgacgatgatgagcgGGATAGAGGTTCACGTTCGGCATCGCCGCCAGTGCGTCGCGGAggatcaccaccaccacgtcGTCGCGGCGATTCGTCGGCCTCACGTTCCGTGTCCAGGGACTAG